TTTTGGCTGTTCCGTAGCAAGAGGATTAATAAGGGTTTGATTTAGAAGTACAATgatcattttatgtttaaggaaAGCACTCAGTATATTTATAGATAGTAAAGTCCATGTATGAAAATTTGTAGGTACAAAAGAAAGGAAGatagttttaatttacttaaaagtACTGTTCTTTAATGTTCTTTAAAGTTTCAATTGATAATTTATAAGAgtatttccaaaacaaaaattgAGTTTCTTATCACTGTTAATCTCACAGagtaatgaaataaacaattacagATATTCAGTCATTTTGAAAAGCATCTGATGATGAATGTTGACCCATTGAAGTTCACttcttttctgcaaataaaatatattgcttaattataaatattttagtgaaatatttgtatttttttgtataagCCCTGCTTAATTCTGTATACCTAAACACAAATCCATAATGTTAAGGTATTAAAGTTAAAGGCTATCAAAGTAACATTAAGGGAATACTCATAATTATAACTCAAAATTTAATATAAGGATAGAAATTTTGAATCTTGAAATTTATCTTTCATAATCTAGTGTACTGTTGCTATTTAATCACAAACTTGATGTCTTAACATCACATTCTGTAAATGCACTTGAATGTTCCAAGTTTTTGATCAAAAGTTTTCATAAGGTATCATCCTTTTTTTGAATGGAAATAAACTTCTCATTTTTTCAGAGCACTTATCCACATTGAACTTCtgtctaaataatatttttccaattTGATGGTAATTATGCATTTTACATATTAATAgtgaattttaaaacagtaagtcTGCATACACATGGTAATACAAAATGTAAGTTGTGATTTGGAAATATTgattcagttttttttgtttgatacGTGATCAGATACATTTATTATGCTAGACGTAAGTTGTGAAAAATACatggtaaaagtaaagtaataataaGACTAGCCTTAAAGTCAAtcaaatgtttgtaaataaataattagtgaAAGTGGTTTCAGAGACTTAGTATTTGTGAAAATAGAATTAATATCTCACCATAGGATGAGTCAGGGACTAGCAAGTTAACATGATTTGGAACTACTTGTAAGAAGGTAGACTTTATATCTTGGAAAATTAGTGTACATACACAAATAGACTTTATTGAGaagatattttttttgtattaaatttgtttCCAGATTATGCCACAGGATTTGGTGGGAAGTATGGGGTTCAAGAAGATAGAAAAGATAAGTCAGCACTTGGATGGGATTAtcatgaaaaaacacaaaaacatgaatCACAGACTGATTATGCAAAGGGTTTTGGTGGAAAATATGGTGTTCAGGAAGATCGACAAGACAAGTCAGCATTAGGGTGGGAGTATCAtgaaaaaacacagaaacatgAATCACAGACTGATTATGCAAAAGGTTTTGGTGGAAAATATGGTGTTCAGGAAGATCGACAAGACAAGTCAGCACTGGGGTGGGAGTATCATGAAAAATCACAGAAACATGAATCACAGACTGATTATGCAAAGGGTTTTGGTGGAAAATATGGTGTTCAGGAAGATCGACAAGACAAGTCAGCATTGGGATGGGAGTATCACGAAAAAACTGATAAGCATCCTTCCCAGAAAGGTAAATACTattgtattaacatttattatagcattaaatatatatatattttctgagtAGAGCTGGGCAATTAGtggaatttaattattaatttatcattGAGCTCTTTAATTAAGTACATTCACCAAATTATTCTCATACGAGATTAGGATAGCTGGAATAATGAAAGAAACTgtactaattttgattagtttgttatttttgtgagaCATTATACCAGTAGAAGGTGAACAATAAATAGATTAACATTAATCATAAGTTTTTTATTTGTCAGTTAATTTAAATGACACTAATCAATTCACATATTTCAACTGAGTTATATGCCCTGCTCTATATTTGAGTTTTGAGTAAATTGAAAACAATCAGCTAAATAAGgtatatgatttttgtttttgttttataaccttGGAACAGCTCacttatataaatacaattttatgtcTAAAGCAATAATTATTATGATAcattactctctttttttttttttgcattaacaCAGTTTCATTTCAGATACTATAAAGTATTGATAGTTTTCTGGTACTTGATGAAGAAATcttatttaattgttaattaatattacataGTGAAATATTCTCttctttatttcttaaatatttatcttgtaaAAACATGAATTGGTTATGGTGTTAATGGTTTAGCATGCATAATCATGAATACAATGGTCCATGAACCATGTCCCACTGATGCATACCCATGGTTTAAACTTTGAAGCTGAGTGTgcattataagtgtgacagttaaTTTCCATAATTTGTTCACAGTAGTTCAATAGTTGATGGTTGATACCGCTGACTAGGAAAGTGTAGGGGATGGCTGGTGCAGGTTGCTGTTGTGTAAGTGTCTGGgaatatctaaaacaaacatttgtattatgGTATATCCTGCATGAAGTTGTGCATTCAGTAATAATGGTATGTTACTCTGCCTAGACTATTCTCAAGGATTTGGAGGAAAATATGGTGTTCAAGTGGACAGGAAGGACAAGTCAGCTCATGGATGGGAGGAAGTTACCAAGGCAGAAGCACATCCTTCTCAAGTGGACATGAAAAAGGGTTTTGGAGGCAAATATGGAATCCAGTCAGAAAATCAAGATAAGGTATCAATAACATTGTTATGTGTTGAAATTGCTTTGTTTTGGAACAATACATCATTCAGTGTGGAAAGATATGTATGTGAGATCAGGAGTAAATGTCAAAGTGCATATTTCATGACATTTTAGagttacatttataatttacataaactaCTTTACTATTGGTGGAGATGgataaacttaaattaaaaagtCTTCATTCTCTGCTAGTATAAGAATTGCAGCATTTGTTTTCTAGATCTTTGctcttctaatttatttactgtCCTACTGAGAAATATGGAATTTGATATAAATCACTCATTATAATGTAGATATTACtcagacaaagcataatttttatattgttcaatCTCGTATGtttatattatcataaattaGAAAATCAGACTCGCATGTTGTGCCCTATTGTCAAATTCCATATTTTACAAATTGCCAGTAGTTCTATCTGACATtttatagtatatatttataaccaatagaaaaccaaagtatattgtatttcatcattcagtttcaaatttattCCCAGAGGAATCACATCAATGAGCATTGTTGAATTTTAGAAGGCTCTTATCACATAGAAAACCAGATAATTTATTATAGTTAAGACATTGTTTGCATTTTGTATGTCTTTTTTTCTATGGTATTAGATGCTGTATTTAATTAAGTTAAGAAATTGGTGTTGTAGTACATTAtaaaaaaagtaggcttaagtttTATCATCAATCTACAGCAAATAGTAAgcactatatttcttgttttttcatgagtatttattttattataaaagtaattaaaatgtaaaaattaggaaCTTAGGTAAGGTTAGATAATTAaggtaagataataaaaaataaatttttattagttatgtttGTGAACACGTATGCTAAATAATTTGATATGGTAATGTGAGCTACatgtttttgatacatttacaacttgtgtagcaggattattagttagatatGATTTAAGCTATCCAAGTGTAGTTTCTCATTAGAATtggcagtcattctagaaaaaaaagatctaaatttcatgtttcttatggtggttatgagggcAGTATAATTGGTTAAATGCATATagagttaaggtagagaaaaataacagataatacaaagttttactgagaaaacattttaaatttatttagaaggttttacaGATTACTTAAAAGAAATTTGACAAATTTcagatgaataaaagtatttttgatcttAACATGAAGATTACCGTACTTGAAGCAGTCAACATTGTGACTCCAAATATTCATGGAGAaatttttggtaaaaatatttaattaaaaattctgaattttgtttataaaagataTGTGTACTGATAGcttacaaaattttgtgaagatacatgaaacatattgaaagttattttatgGAAAGTATGACATATGGCTACTTTGGAATCATGGACTAGGTTAAATTGGCCAAAGTTGTAGCAAAAGTGTTAAAgaagttgttttataaatttatgtggCAGACTTGTTGGATTGATTTTTAAAGAAGGTTactattgtaaaaatgttttaagtactCTGTGTTTTCATGAAGTTGTGTAATAAATGTCAGTATATTAGAGCAAGTAATAATCTTTACATGATGATGAAACAGAATGGTATATTATTTCAGTATTGTAAATGAACTTTTCTCTTCAGTCAGCATTACCTTACACAGATGTAGAAAAGCCCAAGTCTTCCTATGAAAAGGTGAAACCAGAAAAAGGTTAGAATAGCAGCATATGTAATTCAGTACAGGTTCTCTGTGatagttttaatgtaaaaacaagTATTCGTGTGTTCTGTAAGGTTAAActttattctttctttctttactttaattaacagtattgtttagaaggtatttttattcttatacttTAATGACAAAGACCGTTATGCATTGTTAACTTACTATATGGaattaggactaacctaaatcttcAAAGCTGGCCAAACCTCATGAAATGTTATTTACAGCTGAAAATATTATTAACCCTGTGGAGTAGTTTTCTGAAGAAACAATGTGTTCTAATGTTTATGAGTAAGAACTGAAGTATATTTAACTGGCTATACTCATTACTATGTTAATTTAGTTTTGATTTAAACAGGTAGGTTGTTTCAATTGGAAGTCAATATTAATTTCTGCATACATGAGAGAAGGTTTGCTTATAATTGTTTGGATGAATCACAGCTACTCTGACATTCAAGTGGTCAAAATGTATAACAGATGaactttataattttctaaatgtgtgtatatttgtgtatcTAAATTTGCCATTGAAAATAGCATAGGTAAatttatagtgtaaataatttaacaaattttgaGTAAAGGTTTTCTcttagaaatgtttaattatatcaTTTCAAGAATAAGCTATACATTTGTAACATTCAGTAAACAATTgtgctataaaatataaattgaatttttgGGTAAAAAGCTTCAATGgttgtaaaataaacttttatgtcTCACTTTTGTCAGGAACATGAATATCTTCaggaaaattatttatcaaagaaTTTAAGTTCCATTAATTAATTTTCGTTTGGTTAAGCATTgataatttattacttgtttgcCTTTCTAGTTTATCTCATGAagctttaaaaagtaaaatttcaggAGTCTGAAAATAGTTGgaataaatataattaagatGTACTTTGTATAACTAAATTTGTCTTTACTGGGTTGATGCTGTCTGTGAGATGCATATGGAGAGGATTGATCTTCAGGAAAATAagagatttaaaaagaaaaattaaaatgtaactatAAAGTGAAAATATTGACTTTTGAAATGTAaccataaagttaaaatattgacTTTTGAAATGTAACcataaagtgaaaatatttagttttaaaatgtaactatAAAGTGAAAATAATGACTTTTGAAATGTAACcataaagtgaaaatattaatgcCCCATTAGAGGTTAAGCTCAAAGAACAAAATCCCTCAGCCACTGAAGTAAATGAAACTTTTGAATTCTTCCTCATATATcactaattataaaattttaaaatgttttgtactaTAACTAGTGTCACCTGTATTAAACACCTTAAGCTTTTAATTTCACCTGATCAATACGTGTGCAACTCACAATTCTGAGAAGTACATGGTTTCCACATTTGTAACAAGTAAACTGTGTAATTGTTGTTCTAGTGGAAAGCCGAGATcgtaaatacaagtttaaagcaATAAACTATTATAAAGCCTGAGCGGTACATCAGTGACTTTGAGTTCATACCTTCATAAATAGTTTACATAGTTCATACATTTTGCTGCATAGTTGGTGGTCTAGCAATGTagtggagtttttttttttttttaaattcacaattattatttgttagtatATTCAAGCATGATATGGGTATAAGGTGAAATACATAATTGTTTtccctttttaattttgttattatgtttgtagTTACACTGTatagaaagtgtgtgtgtgtatacgtaATGTATTTTTATCTTGCAGTTCCCCAGAAAGCCACTGGCCTCAGAGCTAAGTTTGAAAATCTTGCACAAGCTGAAAAAGAAGAAGCAAATAAGCGAGCAGAAGGAGAAAGAGCAAGAAGGTTGGCAAGGGAACAACAAGAAAGAGAAGAAGCTAAAAAGGCAGAAGAGGCAAGTTTATGATAGTTGTTCTTGGAAATACTAACAAGTACTGTTGCATTTGTCATTACTTGCCACAAGGCTAATTGTACAGACATTGTGAACTATTTAGattaatactaatttttataaagttGAATGGTATGCATGCATTAAATTCCCATGATATTATGGCAATGTAAATTTTGTGTTGTAAGTTTTTGGATGCTATTTTTTTGGAGTCCTATACAAAGTAGAGATTGCAGGACTGGAATTTTTTATGAAGTACCCATCTTTTTTTGAACTTTGCGTTGAGTTTGTGAAAAACGTTTCAGgttagaattaataataaattcaagTAATGCAATGTTTATCTTATAGTTGGCATTTCAAAAATTGAatttcttgtaggaaagacaaaaaaaattagCTGAAGAAAGAAGAAACATGCCAGAAGAAATAGAGGATCAACCACAAGAAAAAGCTTTATCTTCAtttgaagaagaaacacctaaaGGTCCCTACATTCCAGCAGGAGCTCAATCTGTCATTCCTcaagtatgtttttatattaaatctaTCAGCAGATGTACCCAAGTAGTAGTTTATTTAGGTAGGAGCTAGATGTGGCTCAGTCCCAGTGCCCATGGTCTTAAtaggggcccattgataattttattctgtgtaaaattacatgggatgtagggcccacaaaagTTGTTAGTACTTGggtccacacaaccttaaatctgccacCTCACCCAAGCTAGGCGTGACTTTATTTTGTTGGCTTTATGGTTGTAGGATGAtggttatttatttcatttcatggTAGTGAGACAAGGGAGGGGATTTAAATCACTGTTAGACTCctaagaattataaaataaataatgtaaggtGTCTCAAACCCTCTGGCACATAACAAAGAATTCCTGAAAGCATCATAGTCATTGGAAGTCGGGATGATGGAAAATATTATCAGGCCGACAAACAGGAGCCACTTTGAAGTATATGTAAATTTAAACTCCATCTGAGTTTCCTAAGTGAAACCTACATTAAAGCTTAAGTCTATGACAACTGACATGCAATCTGCATGACCTAATGTTATTACAGCTATATttctttccaaaaataaaactagttgatGAAATAGGACAAAAGTTTACTAAAAGTATatggtttcaaaaataaaatgtttaatttttattttttatactgtttttagtaatttattgaATGTAGCTAtttgcaaatttttttttttgtggagaTACAACAATATGATCTGCAGAAGGTCTGCTTTAGTACTTAATATATGGCATGGTGTTTGCTCTTGCCACTTTTCACTGTGCATGACCAGTGAAGTGACAAGTAGAAAAACTTAAGTAATCAGTAGCCcttttaattatgaattttaaaacataatacacaGCTAACAAGTAtgaaaagtaaaacctaaatacaaCTTAACTGTATCATACTAATATGTACAAGTCAAGAACAAATATCAAAGAGGTAGGAACACTGATCTCCACAACAGGTATAAAATGGAATTTGCTTgtcatttgaaaaatattctgttaCTTACTTGCTCCTATTCTGCAGAGATTGTTATATctactctttctattggttataataaTCCCATTCAAGGGTACTAAAGACTGTTGCTTAGCTGCATATTACTTTAGAATGTGAGCTTGGTGTCTAGCAGGATTGGTTGACATAAATGTTTTCTTGGAATTCTAGTCATGTTGtgacataaaagtaatatttggaATTTTAACTTCTATGTTTAGAAGGTCATCTGACCTGTTATAGAGGTGTCAAGGGTGAACTGTAAAGACATATAAGCTACCACATGTAAGATTTTTCAACTGCACAGACATAATATAACAAACtgaagttttaattgtttgtttcagatgtttctttcaaaataaaggaACAATAATCTGgagaatataaaactttgaattataacataCTTGATAATGTTAAGTTCACTAAACTACTTTGAAAgtaaagtactttaattaaatttttaacgtAACATAAACATTTTGTGCTGTgcaaaaaagaatttaaaaagtgTGCCAGTAATCATAGAGTCATGATTACTTATGAGATGCTCATTAAAGCTTCTGTGGGAAGTTTAACCGCATTCTTATGCCCATGTTAAGAATGTAATGTGCAATTCTTTAAATATACTTATACATTGAAATTGCACTAAAGTTGAGTCTGTcatttgtgatttaaaaaaacaaaaactaaaatggtATGAGGATGAGAATTGATGGAAGGCTATAAGGTATTATGCAAAGTAAATGAAATATGCTAGAAAACTGCATTTCAGCTAAGCACTACAACTGTGGTATTGAATGAAAATtgctattgtttttgttttatttattgtagtgCTTCTGGATATGGTGTTGAAAGTTAGTTGATGACGATATATATTTAAAGAGTGCAGTCtcatcattaaaaaaataattatttctgaattttcaCATTGGATTAAATATTCCCATTAGTTGAACTTGCATACACAACTTTTTAATAAGACAGTTTAACTTTCTTTTCGTATTTACTCCATGCAACCCATAGAATATGAACATGAAAAATTTTGTGTGTCATGTATGTAAGGGTGGAGCTGGTAGATACAGaagtttacatttcttaaaaGAATGCTTTGAATTTAAAAGAATGGTTTTATTCAGTtatgtttttcacttttaaaaactaaagttcatCTTTTAGACTGCAAGTTTCTTTTGTATGTAAACTTCTTTTAATTGagatttcaacaaatattttcagatctaCAAGCCAGATGTGCCTAACCTAATTTTACTACTCTTTGTACCGGGAAATTGGAGCTATACTAATGCCTTGATTatccatgttttgttttttttctccatgttttcttaaaataattgtgCTATTATATTTCTACATGATAATTTACAGAAGTTCAAGTTTTGcgtgatgtttttgttttatttaattctaagAAGATTAATGGAACTGTCAGTTAATCTTCAAATTTAATTTATGTACTCATAGTTTCAAATTTCTGCAAATAATTACTTTAGTTTTTGTTCAATAattttgtcattgttattgttatcagataTGTTTAACTttgctatttattattttttgttagcaTTAGTGTAATCATATGTTATGAAAGGTTTAAACATGTAGTTAATGTGAAAAGGTATATTTTTGAGTTAAGCTATGTTAGATGTGGGTCAGGAGAGCAGACCATGGCTTCATTTACTTTTTGTGAAGGATGGAACTTCATTATTTTTTCCCTTATTGGCATGTACTAATTAATTTAGcttgtaaattgtgttataatACTAGTATCATTACATATGCAGTTTGTTTTTCCTTTCCAGAGTCTGGTCATGCGACATGTGACAGAGGAACCTCAAGAACCAGTCCAGCCATCAGTCATAACTGAGGAACTTCAGCCACCCAGTCAGTTTGAAGATGAGTCAAAAACTAGTCAGGAACTTCAGGAAGAAGGTAAATCATCATGTGTGCATTTTAACTCTCttgctttgtatttaatatttattcatggaCTTTGGGAAAAATGgtaatttatcagtgatatatTTTCTTTCTCCTGATTGATATATAATATCTCATCAGATCCTCAGGAAGAAGATCTTACATGTTTGCACCATTCTATGTAATATTCATCCTGTAACTACAATATAATGCTTAAAATCTTAGGTACTTGAGgaagtaaaactatataaaaatcatagtttaaattataaacaaacagtttttgtcATTATCATGATTAGTACTGTtggttttgtacttaattaaccCTTGTGTTTCAATTATTAACATGCAATTATTTTCAGGAGAATTGTGGGTGATAGATTTGAATTTGTCTCCTGATTGGAATACATTTGTTTTGACTGACACTTAACTAAAATTATATGACTGGTTGTCAAGACCCTACTGATTAATTCTGAGTAACCATGTGAATTTTGTAGAAAAGATAAATTATGCTGCACAAGCTAAGAGTGTTTTCTGTTAACTAGATAATTTCCTTTTCTTGTtgtcatttttgtattttatccatTATTATGAAAATCATCCTTCATGGTATAATGGGTCATTAAGGTATCTATCTATTGTATTCCTGAATTTGTATCAGTGTATCTTGATACTCTATTCTGTTATATACACATCTGGTTGGGAACCTTGggaatacaattttatttacacatacgtattatttgtacatattttttgAGTTTCAACATGGAACAACTTcccaatttatttattgtttgtgattttactcttgttttttgtttttgtttcattaccaAGTGTGAAACTGTTCACACAACACAAAGCTACCAGAGGAACTGAATAATTTGAAGTATATATTCCAagatatatcaaaaacattactacTCTTATTATCATTTCAGTACTTTTATAGACTTGATATTAAGGGATACCATAAATCTGAATAGGAACTTGCTTACTCTGAaatgtatctataaatatatcCTCTGGTAACTTTGTGTTGTGCGAACAGTTTCACACTTggttatgaaacaaaaacaaaaaacacgagtAAAAtcacaaacagtaaataaattggGAAGTTGTTCTATGTTGAAACTcaaaaaatatgtacaaataattaaaatgtatctatAACAACTgcataacattaaaatgtatcTGTAACAACTGTGTGACGTTAAAATGTATCTGTAACAACTGTGTGACGTTAAAATGTATCTGTAACAACTGTGTGACGTAAAAATGTATCTGTAACAACTGTGTGACGTTGAAATGTATCTGTAACAACTGTGTGACGTTGAAATGTATCTGTAACAACTGTGTGACGTTGAAATGTATCTGTAACAACTGTGTGACGTTGAAATGTATCTGTAACAACTGTGTGATGTATGATAATTTACTTTGGAAAGTTAGGCATCTTTATTATGACTGCTTATTTTGCTCATAATTGTAAAATGAAGTACCAAAACTAGACTGTTACACCAGATAGAAGTAGTGTTTAATCAAAGGTTTAACAGTTTggaatgtttgttttcttcagtgCACTATGAAACACTTCAGCCTGTGGAGGAGATTCAACAGAGTTTTGAAGTGCCTGCTGGATCAGGAATTACTGCAGTTGCATTGTATGACTATCAAGCTGGTTTGTATTACCGagtttatttgtgatatttatggTTTTCCTTTTGCAATTTGAGGAAAGATTAAAAACTAGGTATTTTCTACCTGTAACAGGTTTTATGTAATGTAGAACTGTGAAGACATCAATTTACAGAATATTCAAACTTCAGAAGGTTTAAAACATGTTGTATCATGTTAATTCTTTAAAAGTTACATCCAGAACAGCTTTCTACTGCTACTTGTATTGTGTAATTCTAAAAGAAGTAAAAGTAATTAATGCATGATCTTATAATTATATGGTGTTATTACTGTACCTAATATTACACTGAAACTTTCAgttaagtatttcatttttataaaagtatttacattttcatatatctaatattttttaatggTTTTCTCAGCAGTTATTATGTTAGTTGTGGTAGTATTCCTGTGTTATTTGTTATGAATTATGTAGATGATAATGttttgttagtgttttattttaaccaattattgtgttttttatagctgATATTGATGAAATATCATTTGACCCAGATGATATCATCACAAACATAGAAATGGTGAgtttttgattttgaaattcACGATacatcggtttaaaagaaaacataGTAATACTTCTAAGATTACCTTCAAGACTTTAAGGATAATTGAAGGGTACTtcctaaaaattttgttttgaaatgtagGTTATATTACCATCTTGTATACTAGTTGTGGATGAATCTGTAAGTTTATTCTGATATTCAAAAGTCAAAACGGGAACAACAGGAaagaggaaaataatttttttgttcactatttatttgtgaagttgtattatttttatacaagtgaGATACAATGCCCACACATGAATTTAATCTGTTCTGATGAAAAAACGAGATGAGATAAAGAACAAACACTTTAAGTGTGCCAACAATttccttgtttatttttctttttcaatttaaaactataattttatttagttgtatcatattttaggatatgaaatttccaaacttttgagtgtaaaaaaacatgaaaaaaaaattttcattctgggatttcatttcctttttttaatgttGATTAAGAAGACCTATTTGATGTATGCAGTAGTTTCAATGTGATTGGTAataatttttttgatattttactttgaCAATTGTAGTAGCAGTcactgttaattttaaataatgaaaaacatattaGATAAAAGAGTAATAGTGATGCTTATTAAGCGAGATTTCATGATTTTTAGAGAATgttgtatttgaaaaatataatttcttcagATGGAAAATGAAGTTAATTCCAAAATATATcacacactaaacatgcttgccctttcagccatgggggcattataatatgatgatcaatcccactatttgttggtaaaagagtagcccaacagttggtggtgggtggtggtgatgactagctgccttccctctagtcttacactgctaaattgaggaacagctagtgtagatagccctcgagtaggtttgcatgaaattcaaaacaaaacaaaaccaaaatttttGTCTACTATTTTTGTCCATAAACTTAGTTTCTCAGATTACATTTTTTCATATGAATGTATTTACAGAACTCTAATCATTTGCTAGTTTTAACAAAGATAGTAGCACCAAATATAGCATGCTTTATCAaacctaaatttttaaaaagtagcATTGGTCATCCTTctgtaacttatttttaaaataccccTCTGGTATCACACAAGTTAAGTTTTTTGCCTTAAAGAGAACTTGCCAGTAACTAAAATGTCATTGTTAACTGGCTAGATAGAGGTACAGGTGTTATAAATTTAAACAGCTCTTATTATGTCTCCAAAATTGAAGACACTTTAAATGACAGAACAAACTTTAAACCCCCCGATAATGACTGGCTTAAACTTATTCTCAGGCATGAGGAAAAGCTACAACTggctttaagatattttaaaaattgtaaactcAACCAATAGAAAGCCAGCATTTTCATCTATCACATGATATGTTATGTTGCGTTCTGAACAAAAAATTGCCAATTTCTCATAGTAGAAGCTTTATTCCCATGGGAAAAATAAAGACtaacttggatgaatttgtacCAGCTCTTGTCTTTCTAGTTAgtaagccagaaa
Above is a genomic segment from Tachypleus tridentatus isolate NWPU-2018 chromosome 11, ASM421037v1, whole genome shotgun sequence containing:
- the LOC143232357 gene encoding uncharacterized protein LOC143232357, with the translated sequence MSMWKATVGRDVKVNNKNNADDDDWETDPDFINDVTEEEQRWGSKTIEGSGRTAGAIDIADLRARVTQDDADFKKKEMESGPKASFGYGGKFGVQQDRMDKSAVGHDYVAKVEKHVSQTDAVKGFGGKYGVQKDRKDKSALGWDYHEKLEKHASQKDYATGFGGKYGVQEDRKDKSALGWDYHEKTQKHESQTDYAKGFGGKYGVQEDRQDKSALGWEYHEKTQKHESQTDYAKGFGGKYGVQEDRQDKSALGWEYHEKSQKHESQTDYAKGFGGKYGVQEDRQDKSALGWEYHEKTDKHPSQKDYSQGFGGKYGVQVDRKDKSAHGWEEVTKAEAHPSQVDMKKGFGGKYGIQSENQDKSALPYTDVEKPKSSYEKVKPEKVPQKATGLRAKFENLAQAEKEEANKRAEGERARRLAREQQEREEAKKAEEERQKKLAEERRNMPEEIEDQPQEKALSSFEEETPKGPYIPAGAQSVIPQSLVMRHVTEEPQEPVQPSVITEELQPPSQFEDESKTSQELQEEVHYETLQPVEEIQQSFEVPAGSGITAVALYDYQAADIDEISFDPDDIITNIEMIDEGWWRGECRGVLGLFPANYVELLNH